One Alkalinema sp. FACHB-956 DNA segment encodes these proteins:
- a CDS encoding molybdopterin-dependent oxidoreductase, translating to MQRRQFLQQLLQTSGGLIGASLLTGCQSQSIDPLFLMDLLDPKMPLPDHLITPIGEFYVQSYALPSQVKLENWELKIDGAVKQPLTLKFDDILNAPQEEFYLTMECIGNPAGGNLIGNARWTGTPLLPFLEKAGVQPEAVEFKMRGNDWYETTLPVAELLRPEVRLVHRMNGEPLTKEHGFPLRIIIPGHFGQKQPKWLVGIKAIAKPETGYWENQGWSNTAEIPTHALLRQVQEQRVWNGHHSVTFKDELTNLTNHWRDGILLAGVALDRSTPITQVQVSVDNGQTWQVAEHNQPSSPHEWTLWRYRWLPDRPGKYTVLARAQSGREMQEITRSDKKQGRPGILKIDVTLA from the coding sequence GTGCAACGGCGTCAATTTCTTCAACAACTTTTACAAACTTCTGGGGGCTTGATTGGAGCGAGCTTGCTCACGGGCTGTCAATCCCAAAGCATTGATCCGCTCTTTTTAATGGATTTGCTTGATCCCAAAATGCCCTTACCGGATCATCTGATTACCCCGATCGGTGAGTTTTATGTGCAATCCTATGCACTGCCCTCCCAGGTGAAGTTGGAAAACTGGGAACTCAAAATTGATGGAGCGGTCAAGCAACCCTTGACGTTGAAATTTGACGATATTTTAAACGCACCCCAGGAAGAGTTCTATCTCACGATGGAATGCATTGGCAATCCGGCGGGGGGTAACTTGATCGGCAATGCCCGGTGGACGGGGACACCGCTGCTACCGTTTTTGGAAAAAGCGGGCGTGCAACCGGAGGCGGTGGAGTTCAAAATGCGGGGCAATGACTGGTACGAAACCACGTTGCCTGTGGCGGAGTTGCTGCGGCCTGAGGTGCGGTTGGTGCATCGCATGAATGGCGAACCGTTGACCAAGGAGCATGGCTTTCCGTTGCGCATTATCATTCCGGGCCACTTTGGCCAGAAGCAACCGAAATGGCTGGTGGGCATTAAGGCGATCGCGAAGCCAGAAACGGGCTATTGGGAAAATCAAGGCTGGTCGAATACGGCGGAAATTCCGACCCATGCGTTGCTGCGGCAAGTACAGGAGCAGCGGGTGTGGAATGGCCATCACAGCGTGACGTTTAAAGACGAGCTAACGAACCTAACGAATCATTGGCGCGATGGCATTTTGCTGGCGGGAGTGGCCCTCGATCGATCGACGCCCATTACCCAAGTCCAAGTCAGTGTCGATAACGGTCAAACCTGGCAAGTTGCAGAACACAATCAGCCCAGTTCTCCCCATGAATGGACATTGTGGCGTTACCGTTGGTTACCCGATCGTCCGGGGAAATATACCGTTCTGGCACGGGCGCAGTCGGGGCGGGAAATGCAAGAGATTACCCGATCGGATAAAAAGCAAGGTAGACCCGGTATTTTAAAAATCGATGTCACACTTGCATAA
- a CDS encoding element excision factor XisI family protein, giving the protein MDRVNEYRTIIQRVMADYYQLYSRSKNPDLETLLLCDGSQDQYLLMRLGWEGDRRVNRNVIHLRLRDGKVWVEEDWTEQGVATDLLAAGVEREAIVLGFQPPHVREFTEFAAV; this is encoded by the coding sequence GTGGATCGAGTCAATGAGTATCGAACCATAATTCAGCGGGTGATGGCTGATTATTACCAGCTTTATTCCCGATCGAAGAATCCAGATTTAGAGACGTTGTTGTTGTGTGATGGGTCGCAGGATCAGTATTTGTTGATGCGGTTGGGCTGGGAGGGCGATCGGCGGGTGAATCGGAATGTGATTCATTTGCGGTTGCGGGATGGCAAGGTGTGGGTGGAGGAGGATTGGACGGAGCAGGGGGTGGCGACGGATCTGTTGGCGGCAGGGGTGGAGCGAGAGGCGATCGTGCTGGGGTTTCAGCCTCCTCATGTGAGAGAGTTTACGGAGTTTGCGGCGGTTTAA
- a CDS encoding transglycosylase SLT domain-containing protein, with product MDWKEWPQRKLVGTIIVGLGIASFGVGALVSTTVKTDPNGRFQFMGITSPFPNGSHSGSSNAIGAPSAVSPLITNRPSPQRTEALQKFANAAQPSLDRNRARYLLAHTALEAGQAQAAIDLLKDLETHYRPMAASVLLQQGRAQEAAGQKEPAIAAYQSILQQFPKDPAAAEALFNLGKILGKSGEQHWNQAIAQFPSHPRAIDIAKLRLQENPKQDSPKLFPMQLHLAKYDYETRDYASRTEKFLQTYSKQLKPEDWAAIAFGLWENQKYDLAAAAYARAPETALTAYRAARGLHLTGQSGSQQRYQAVVQKYPKTPEAGLALTRLAQLAEKPQDAIAYLDQVIGHYPDKTPEAIASKADALEKLNSLQSASQLRQLLLQQHSNSEAAAELRWKIAQDQAKGGKLPAAQQWIEAILKDNPTSPIAAKAGFWGGKWAQQSGQSQQASNHYQAVIKLHPESYYAWRSASRLGWDVGDFDNVRQLQPAIVRPKVRDSLPAGSDTLRELHHLGFDRDAWSYWQVEFQNRQQPSVAEQFTDGVMRLGVGDNLDGMFMISNLNDREAANDRQQVATLRKDASYWQALYPFPYMAQIESWSRQRQLNPMLVTALIRQESRFEPQIKSSVGATGLMQVMPETASYIASQIKLKEYKLDRPEDNIKLGTWYLNYTHQEYSGNSMLAVASYNAGPGAVGGWLAKSKTQDADEFVEAIPYAETKGYVKSVFENYWNYLRLYNPTIAQKVAQVSPNHPRELF from the coding sequence ATGGACTGGAAGGAGTGGCCGCAGCGCAAATTAGTCGGAACCATCATCGTCGGGCTGGGGATTGCCTCCTTTGGAGTGGGTGCCCTGGTTTCTACAACCGTCAAAACGGATCCGAATGGTCGTTTTCAATTCATGGGGATCACCAGTCCTTTCCCCAACGGCAGTCATTCAGGTTCTAGCAACGCCATTGGTGCACCCAGTGCAGTCAGCCCGCTGATCACCAATCGACCCTCCCCGCAACGCACCGAAGCACTCCAAAAATTTGCCAACGCCGCTCAACCCTCCCTCGATCGCAACCGTGCCCGCTACCTCCTCGCCCATACGGCCCTCGAAGCGGGGCAAGCCCAAGCCGCGATCGACCTCCTGAAAGATCTAGAAACCCACTACCGTCCCATGGCTGCCTCCGTCCTTTTGCAGCAGGGTCGCGCCCAGGAAGCGGCTGGGCAGAAAGAACCGGCGATCGCGGCCTATCAATCCATCCTGCAACAATTTCCCAAAGATCCGGCGGCGGCGGAAGCCCTGTTTAACTTAGGTAAAATTCTCGGAAAATCTGGCGAACAACATTGGAATCAGGCGATCGCCCAATTTCCCAGCCATCCCCGCGCGATCGACATTGCCAAACTGCGGTTACAGGAGAACCCCAAACAGGACAGCCCCAAACTGTTTCCCATGCAGTTGCATCTCGCCAAGTACGACTACGAAACGCGGGACTACGCCAGCCGGACGGAAAAATTCCTGCAAACCTATAGTAAACAACTGAAACCGGAGGATTGGGCCGCGATCGCCTTTGGCCTCTGGGAAAATCAGAAATACGACCTCGCCGCTGCGGCCTATGCCCGCGCCCCGGAAACGGCTTTAACGGCTTACCGGGCTGCACGGGGCTTGCATTTGACCGGACAATCGGGCAGTCAGCAACGCTATCAAGCCGTTGTGCAGAAATACCCCAAGACGCCCGAAGCGGGACTGGCACTGACCCGACTGGCCCAACTGGCGGAAAAACCCCAGGACGCGATCGCCTATCTCGATCAAGTGATTGGCCATTATCCAGATAAAACCCCAGAGGCGATCGCCAGTAAGGCCGATGCCTTGGAGAAACTCAACAGTCTCCAATCCGCCAGTCAACTGCGGCAATTGCTCCTGCAACAGCATTCCAATAGTGAAGCTGCTGCCGAACTGCGCTGGAAAATTGCCCAAGACCAAGCCAAAGGCGGCAAACTTCCTGCGGCGCAGCAGTGGATCGAAGCCATTTTGAAGGACAACCCCACGAGCCCGATCGCGGCCAAGGCGGGCTTTTGGGGCGGGAAATGGGCGCAACAATCCGGCCAAAGCCAGCAGGCATCCAATCATTACCAAGCCGTGATTAAACTGCATCCGGAATCCTATTACGCTTGGCGATCGGCGTCGCGGCTGGGTTGGGATGTGGGCGATTTCGATAACGTACGTCAGTTACAACCGGCGATCGTGCGGCCAAAGGTGCGCGATTCCCTGCCAGCGGGGTCAGACACGCTCCGGGAACTGCACCACCTGGGCTTCGATCGGGACGCTTGGAGCTATTGGCAAGTGGAATTCCAAAACCGGCAACAGCCCAGCGTGGCGGAACAGTTTACCGATGGAGTGATGCGTCTGGGCGTGGGCGATAACCTGGATGGAATGTTTATGATATCCAACTTGAACGATCGGGAAGCCGCCAACGATCGGCAACAGGTGGCCACTTTGCGGAAAGATGCCAGCTATTGGCAAGCGCTCTATCCCTTCCCCTACATGGCGCAGATCGAGTCTTGGTCGCGGCAACGGCAACTGAACCCGATGTTAGTCACGGCCCTAATCCGCCAGGAATCCCGCTTTGAGCCGCAGATTAAATCGTCGGTGGGTGCAACGGGGTTAATGCAGGTCATGCCCGAGACGGCCAGTTACATCGCCAGCCAAATCAAGTTAAAGGAATACAAACTCGATCGACCGGAGGACAACATCAAGCTAGGCACTTGGTATCTGAACTACACCCACCAGGAATATTCCGGGAATTCCATGTTGGCAGTCGCGAGTTATAACGCAGGCCCCGGTGCGGTGGGAGGCTGGCTAGCGAAAAGTAAGACCCAGGATGCTGATGAATTTGTGGAAGCGATTCCCTACGCAGAGACGAAGGGCTATGTGAAGTCCGTCTTTGAGAATTACTGGAACTATTTACGATTGTATAACCCCACCATTGCCCAAAAGGTTGCACAAGTTTCACCGAACCATCCCCGTGAATTATTTTAG
- a CDS encoding ElyC/SanA/YdcF family protein — MASLQFKLKLFRRREIWCPTWRGWLLLGVLLLGLGLGVVPRIHPFFAVTAPISAEALVVEGWMDDEAVIQAIAEFKSHPYQLLITTGSPLPKGFYLAQYQNFAELSKATLIQRGFPVDRIVAVPAPFVIKNRTYTAALSVKQWLERTQSSIRAINIFTTGAHARRSWMLYRRALEPQFQVGVIATPPQTYEVDRWWASSEGVKMVIFEALGWFYVQVFNRLD; from the coding sequence GTGGCCAGTTTGCAATTCAAGTTGAAGTTATTTCGACGACGGGAAATTTGGTGTCCGACCTGGCGAGGTTGGCTCTTGCTGGGAGTGCTCTTGCTGGGGTTAGGGCTGGGGGTTGTGCCGCGAATTCATCCGTTTTTTGCTGTGACTGCGCCGATTTCAGCGGAGGCGTTGGTCGTGGAGGGGTGGATGGATGATGAGGCCGTTATCCAGGCGATCGCGGAATTCAAATCCCATCCCTACCAATTGTTGATTACAACGGGTTCTCCACTGCCGAAAGGCTTTTATTTAGCGCAATATCAAAACTTTGCGGAATTATCGAAGGCTACCTTAATTCAAAGGGGATTTCCGGTCGATCGTATTGTTGCAGTTCCTGCGCCTTTTGTGATCAAAAATCGTACCTATACTGCTGCTCTCTCCGTTAAACAATGGTTGGAAAGAACTCAATCTTCCATTCGTGCAATCAACATTTTTACAACGGGAGCCCATGCGCGTCGCAGTTGGATGCTCTATCGCAGGGCGCTGGAACCGCAGTTTCAAGTGGGGGTGATTGCAACGCCACCACAAACCTATGAAGTCGATCGATGGTGGGCCAGTAGTGAAGGGGTGAAAATGGTGATCTTTGAGGCTTTAGGGTGGTTCTATGTCCAGGTGTTTAATCGGTTGGATTAG
- a CDS encoding peptidoglycan-binding domain-containing protein has product MTFTADQLTRLRDNLDGLGYPMGPRGLFGIGNEQNAFDAAALGGGSITANNSMRSIKVLDAYTRSAIYQFQRDRQLTADGKFSADLLTQVDGIVRNLQNNLKLVLKKSDLPLTGYYGIQTFQGVKEYQKAKGLPITGIATPAIQRQLNDEARKLAGKPTTGGSTTPPAVAPNDAVTKLAALSSIKRRYQNGDILTDDFVKEVIQAIP; this is encoded by the coding sequence ATGACTTTTACCGCAGACCAGCTCACAAGACTTCGCGATAATCTAGACGGCTTAGGCTATCCCATGGGGCCTCGCGGTCTGTTTGGCATTGGCAATGAGCAAAATGCCTTTGATGCGGCGGCCTTAGGGGGCGGCAGCATTACTGCCAATAATTCCATGCGGAGTATCAAGGTTCTGGATGCCTATACCCGATCGGCGATCTATCAATTCCAGCGCGATCGGCAACTGACCGCCGATGGTAAGTTCAGTGCGGATCTCTTGACGCAGGTGGATGGCATAGTCCGCAACTTACAAAACAACTTGAAACTAGTCCTGAAAAAAAGTGACTTACCGCTAACGGGCTATTACGGGATCCAAACCTTCCAGGGCGTCAAGGAATACCAAAAAGCCAAGGGTTTACCCATCACTGGAATTGCCACCCCAGCGATTCAACGGCAACTGAATGACGAAGCCAGAAAGTTGGCTGGGAAACCCACAACCGGCGGATCGACCACACCCCCAGCCGTGGCTCCCAATGACGCAGTAACAAAACTGGCAGCGCTGTCCAGCATCAAGCGCCGCTACCAAAACGGGGATATTCTCACCGACGATTTTGTTAAAGAAGTGATTCAAGCGATTCCCTAG
- a CDS encoding tetratricopeptide repeat protein encodes MADLSLDAIRTEALEHIAAGAYDRAITLLSETIAHQPPNSQIYLTRGSAYCDLGRYDDAIADFTHVLQIGDEPAFAHRGLGIAYYKLGRFHDAIAAQTEAIRHNPNYADAYSDRGLVHSDLGEFDTAIADLSQAIVCDPNFDIAYVNRGRAYASVGDLQRALLDFNQAILLNNQFAVAYYNRGRVYRDMREFSKALTDFDQALTLQNNLAPAHLERGKLYEHRRDTAKAFQDYTAALTLSPTFAEAYLCRGNLYAKSGDLSAAIADYTQGLIHQPQSAALYFNRGLAYHYLRNWNEALQDYNQAITIDADNAMVYLNLGITQAAQGNHHGAIASFNQTIQLDPGLAEAYYCRGLAQGQHQNFQAEIDDYTQTLQLEPTYLPAWINRGNAHFRQARYEVALADYQQASRLAPNDALAYANQGRALTQLGDRATAKDQFQLAAQLAFKQNNLALHRQILQELQQLS; translated from the coding sequence ATGGCTGATCTATCTTTAGACGCAATTCGGACAGAAGCCCTTGAACACATCGCTGCCGGAGCCTACGATCGCGCCATTACGCTCCTCTCAGAGACGATCGCCCATCAACCACCCAACAGCCAAATCTATCTCACCCGAGGTTCCGCCTACTGCGACCTAGGCCGCTACGACGACGCGATCGCTGATTTTACCCATGTCCTACAAATCGGTGACGAACCCGCCTTCGCCCACCGGGGTCTAGGCATTGCCTACTACAAATTAGGCCGATTCCACGATGCGATCGCGGCCCAAACCGAGGCCATTCGCCATAACCCCAACTACGCCGATGCCTATAGTGATCGGGGCCTTGTCCATTCTGACCTAGGCGAATTTGATACGGCGATCGCTGACCTCAGCCAAGCGATCGTCTGCGATCCCAACTTTGATATTGCTTACGTAAACCGAGGCCGTGCCTATGCCAGCGTAGGCGATTTACAACGGGCGTTACTCGATTTCAACCAAGCCATTCTCCTCAACAATCAATTTGCTGTTGCCTATTACAATCGCGGTCGTGTTTATCGGGATATGCGCGAATTTAGCAAAGCTCTCACCGATTTCGACCAAGCCCTTACCCTGCAAAACAACCTCGCCCCCGCCCACCTAGAGCGCGGAAAACTCTACGAACATCGCCGCGACACCGCCAAAGCCTTCCAGGACTACACCGCCGCTTTGACTCTCAGCCCCACCTTCGCGGAAGCATATCTCTGTCGAGGCAACCTCTACGCCAAATCGGGAGATCTCTCTGCCGCGATCGCTGATTACACCCAAGGGCTCATCCATCAACCGCAATCGGCAGCACTCTATTTTAATCGCGGATTGGCTTATCACTATCTCAGAAACTGGAATGAAGCCCTGCAAGATTACAACCAAGCGATCACGATCGACGCAGATAATGCAATGGTTTATTTAAATCTAGGAATTACCCAAGCGGCTCAAGGCAATCATCATGGCGCAATCGCATCGTTCAATCAAACCATTCAACTCGACCCCGGTCTGGCAGAAGCTTACTATTGTCGAGGACTGGCCCAGGGTCAACATCAAAATTTTCAAGCGGAAATCGACGACTACACCCAAACCTTACAGCTCGAACCCACCTATTTACCCGCTTGGATTAATCGCGGCAATGCCCACTTTCGGCAGGCACGCTACGAAGTGGCCCTCGCGGACTATCAACAGGCCAGTCGGCTAGCCCCCAACGATGCCCTTGCCTATGCCAACCAAGGCCGTGCCCTAACGCAATTGGGCGATCGCGCCACCGCAAAAGATCAATTCCAACTCGCCGCCCAACTGGCTTTTAAACAAAATAATTTGGCGCTCCACCGTCAAATTCTCCAGGAACTCCAGCAACTGTCGTGA
- a CDS encoding MFS transporter: MALSRSSLVAWKSVFGLAAVQGAITLTWVIYNLYVPNLLEQVGLPKIVGLYLLAFENFLAIGLEPLMGSLSDRQRTWLGVRFPFVFLGMIAAAVCFIAIPAWAFLGSATTVLQWLVPIGLLAWAIAMAIFRSPVLGLLGQYAMTSGLPQAASILTLAGLISGLFTLPAYRKILLNLGPLGAFGLGSLSLLLTAFVLNQAQPETQVNPAEIAGSSHRSMSYKRLGLLVAVGLGLGLGTVGMRRVIQPSPDSVFLLNLFTLTQLISVLPTGYLASRWGNRRSMVLALATIPLWIAGLLIPYLGIQVLSVIALGCVFGVLLNGAIPFALAQVPVAKAGLGVGLYFAGRSAADSLFNFLLAQIGSFPTEINAIGSILAFAGAGFCILLTRDRRNLGSAES; this comes from the coding sequence GTGGCATTGTCCCGATCGTCGCTCGTTGCCTGGAAATCCGTGTTTGGCCTTGCCGCTGTGCAGGGAGCCATTACGCTAACTTGGGTGATTTATAACCTGTATGTTCCCAACCTACTGGAACAGGTTGGTTTACCGAAAATTGTTGGACTCTATTTACTAGCCTTTGAAAATTTCCTGGCGATCGGGTTGGAACCGCTGATGGGAAGTTTATCCGATCGGCAAAGAACCTGGTTGGGCGTTCGGTTTCCCTTTGTGTTTCTGGGCATGATTGCCGCAGCGGTGTGCTTCATTGCGATTCCCGCTTGGGCGTTTTTAGGCAGTGCTACGACGGTATTGCAATGGCTAGTACCGATCGGGTTGTTGGCTTGGGCGATCGCGATGGCGATTTTTCGCAGCCCTGTGTTGGGGTTACTGGGGCAGTATGCGATGACCAGTGGACTCCCCCAGGCAGCTAGTATTCTAACCTTAGCAGGGCTCATTTCAGGACTCTTCACATTGCCAGCCTATCGCAAGATTTTGCTGAATTTGGGGCCATTGGGAGCCTTTGGCTTGGGGTCCCTGTCGTTGCTCCTCACCGCCTTTGTGCTGAATCAAGCCCAGCCAGAAACCCAGGTGAATCCAGCGGAGATCGCGGGCTCCAGCCATCGATCGATGTCCTACAAACGCTTAGGGCTCCTTGTAGCTGTAGGGTTGGGTTTGGGATTGGGGACGGTGGGAATGCGCAGGGTGATTCAACCCAGTCCTGATAGTGTGTTTCTGTTAAATCTCTTCACGTTGACTCAACTGATCAGCGTTTTACCTACGGGCTATTTGGCTTCTCGATGGGGAAATCGTCGATCGATGGTATTGGCGCTAGCAACTATTCCCCTGTGGATTGCAGGTTTACTCATTCCCTACTTGGGTATACAGGTGTTGTCTGTGATTGCATTGGGCTGTGTGTTCGGGGTGCTGTTAAACGGAGCGATTCCCTTTGCACTGGCCCAAGTACCTGTCGCCAAAGCGGGATTGGGGGTTGGCCTCTATTTTGCAGGTCGTTCCGCTGCCGATAGCTTATTTAACTTCCTCCTCGCACAGATAGGTAGTTTCCCGACGGAAATCAACGCGATCGGGAGTATTCTGGCTTTTGCGGGGGCAGGATTTTGCATTCTGTTAACCCGCGATCGGCGGAATCTTGGATCGGCAGAATCATGA
- a CDS encoding cysteine peptidase family C39 domain-containing protein: protein MLWIVPATLALGAVFFYGGTRLGQLMLRRGATANDLLKGQEWQTWIIILIYGLLLFLAVNLPQMQFFPLDWRVVGMRITWLMIRVLLIGACGFAIAISWKTARVQLGAIVAVSLIGLISFTVVESYYLSPIYGELKNNLRPNQVFKQTSASSCAPSALATLLQRWGMTQATESKVAQLAGTSRMGTSNPQVIKAAQGFGLTGLEVTQATWEQLWKINRPGLLSVWLGAGWRRLPHAVALMAMDQDHVVVADPAQGRYYSWTQEELQSRWRQEYVPIFRPNEVVLTQSQIDRSLKKLGFSPDADGIRSFQSTVKLKATGLADPLTVLLLTGRFLNNDTPTLAIDQFEQNTIQRMGCSADPSTCPW from the coding sequence ATGCTGTGGATTGTTCCGGCCACGCTAGCGTTGGGAGCCGTATTTTTTTATGGGGGCACGCGCCTCGGCCAGTTGATGTTGCGTCGTGGGGCAACGGCTAACGACTTGCTCAAGGGACAGGAATGGCAAACCTGGATCATTATTCTGATCTATGGGTTGTTGCTATTTCTGGCAGTGAATTTGCCGCAGATGCAATTTTTCCCGTTGGATTGGCGCGTGGTGGGAATGCGGATTACTTGGCTGATGATCCGAGTTTTGTTAATCGGAGCCTGTGGCTTTGCGATCGCCATTAGCTGGAAAACCGCACGGGTCCAATTGGGCGCGATCGTTGCTGTGAGCTTAATCGGCTTAATCAGTTTTACCGTGGTGGAATCCTACTACCTGTCACCGATCTATGGCGAACTGAAAAACAACCTGCGGCCCAATCAGGTTTTTAAGCAAACCTCTGCCAGTAGCTGTGCTCCCTCTGCCTTGGCCACCTTGCTGCAACGCTGGGGGATGACCCAAGCCACGGAATCCAAAGTGGCGCAACTGGCCGGAACCAGTCGTATGGGAACGTCCAATCCGCAGGTGATCAAAGCCGCCCAAGGCTTTGGGCTAACGGGATTGGAAGTCACCCAAGCCACCTGGGAGCAGCTCTGGAAGATTAATCGCCCCGGTTTGTTATCCGTCTGGCTAGGGGCAGGGTGGCGCAGATTACCCCATGCCGTTGCCCTGATGGCAATGGATCAGGATCATGTCGTTGTTGCCGATCCCGCCCAAGGCCGCTATTACAGTTGGACGCAGGAGGAACTCCAATCGCGCTGGCGACAGGAGTATGTCCCCATCTTTCGGCCCAATGAAGTTGTACTAACCCAGTCCCAGATCGATCGCTCTCTGAAGAAACTAGGATTTAGCCCCGATGCTGACGGCATTCGCAGCTTCCAAAGCACCGTCAAACTCAAAGCAACAGGACTGGCGGATCCTTTAACCGTCCTACTCCTCACCGGACGTTTTCTGAACAATGACACGCCGACCCTAGCCATTGACCAATTTGAGCAGAATACCATTCAGCGCATGGGATGTAGCGCCGATCCGTCAACCTGTCCCTGGTAA
- the lepB gene encoding signal peptidase I, protein MANNPNSSNSDRTDRWKSVWENIQIVVIALIVALLVRTFIAEPRFIPSDSMVPTLLTDDRLIVEKVSYWFHPPQTGDIVVFSAPEPLQRQGYGKDQALIKRIIGQPGNRVGVYQGKVSIDGQPIAEPYIAEPPAYNCPSQVPLVPRGQDFCSFLFSKGLKEGESFQVPDNYYFVMGDNRNNSNDSHAWGFLPRQNIIGRAWVRFFPFNRLGDIYSSK, encoded by the coding sequence ATGGCGAATAACCCCAATTCATCCAATTCAGACCGGACTGACCGTTGGAAGTCCGTTTGGGAAAATATTCAGATTGTCGTGATCGCGCTGATTGTGGCGTTATTGGTTCGCACCTTTATTGCAGAACCGCGATTCATTCCCTCCGATTCCATGGTGCCAACCTTGTTGACCGACGATCGCTTGATTGTTGAGAAGGTTTCCTATTGGTTCCATCCCCCTCAAACTGGGGATATTGTGGTCTTTAGTGCCCCCGAACCCTTACAGCGCCAGGGCTATGGTAAAGATCAAGCCCTGATCAAACGCATCATCGGCCAACCGGGCAATCGCGTGGGCGTTTATCAAGGCAAAGTGTCGATCGATGGTCAGCCGATCGCGGAACCCTACATTGCTGAACCTCCCGCCTATAACTGTCCGAGTCAAGTTCCCTTAGTTCCGCGCGGCCAGGATTTTTGTTCCTTCTTATTTTCCAAAGGACTGAAGGAAGGCGAGAGTTTCCAAGTGCCAGACAACTATTACTTCGTCATGGGGGATAACCGTAATAACAGCAACGATTCCCATGCCTGGGGATTTTTGCCCCGGCAGAACATTATCGGGCGAGCTTGGGTGCGCTTTTTCCCCTTCAATCGGCTGGGGGACATTTACAGCAGCAAGTAG